In Paenibacillus larvae subsp. larvae, the following proteins share a genomic window:
- a CDS encoding LacI family DNA-binding transcriptional regulator, translating to MKSTIYDVAKSAGVSIATVSKVINQTGNISEKTRERVLHTMKELQYQPSVVASALTGKKTSTFGLLIPDLANPFFAEVARNLEDQAQASGYSIVMCSTDNKDRKGLEYISLMQRKQIDGLIVACQFSDWSLFRDSIADDFPVVLFSKDIPSLSMHTVTVDDCKGGYQAIQHLASLNHIRIGIVTEDSPSGDYRLQGAKQAMSDAGIPVINDWIVRVNSSIQEAFEGTSRIFAMKERPTALFACNDLLAIGALQAAQQSALRVPEDLSIIGFDDTILSKIVIPRLTTISQPIQEMARETVQLLLRQSEKPDVPKQKIVFHPQLVLGLSSRLLEQQS from the coding sequence ATGAAATCAACCATTTATGACGTTGCCAAATCAGCTGGTGTCTCCATCGCCACTGTATCTAAAGTAATCAATCAAACCGGAAATATCAGTGAAAAAACACGGGAGCGTGTTCTTCATACCATGAAAGAACTTCAATATCAGCCAAGCGTTGTAGCTTCCGCGCTTACCGGAAAAAAAACATCCACCTTTGGGCTGCTGATCCCGGACCTCGCAAACCCGTTCTTCGCGGAGGTTGCCCGCAATCTGGAGGATCAGGCCCAAGCTTCCGGTTATAGTATCGTCATGTGCAGTACTGATAACAAGGACCGCAAAGGCCTTGAATATATCTCATTGATGCAGCGCAAGCAAATCGATGGACTTATCGTTGCCTGTCAATTTTCAGATTGGTCATTGTTCCGGGACAGTATTGCCGACGATTTTCCGGTAGTCTTGTTTTCTAAAGATATCCCATCCTTATCTATGCATACAGTTACCGTCGATGATTGTAAAGGCGGATATCAGGCCATTCAGCATCTCGCTTCCTTAAATCACATCCGCATCGGTATAGTCACGGAGGATAGTCCAAGTGGCGACTACCGTTTGCAAGGAGCAAAGCAAGCTATGAGTGATGCCGGGATTCCTGTTATTAACGATTGGATTGTAAGGGTGAATTCTTCTATTCAGGAAGCCTTTGAAGGAACATCACGCATATTTGCAATGAAAGAGCGCCCTACAGCTCTATTTGCTTGCAATGACCTGCTGGCCATAGGTGCCCTGCAAGCGGCTCAACAATCAGCACTGCGTGTTCCTGAAGATTTATCCATCATCGGATTTGACGATACGATTCTGTCCAAAATCGTGATACCCCGATTGACCACAATTTCTCAACCGATTCAAGAAATGGCAAGGGAAACGGTTCAACTACTGCTGCGCCAATCCGAAAAGCCTGATGTGCCAAAACAAAAGATTGTTTTTCACCCTCAATTGGTTCTAGGACTTTCCTCGCGGCTTTTAGAACAACAATCTTAA
- a CDS encoding NCS2 family permease has translation MDRYFKLREHGTTVRTEIMAGLTTFMAMAYILAVNPDILSNFKSGATGGDWTAIFLATALASGIMTIAMGLFVNFPVALAPGMGLNAYFATVILSSQGQFTFSMALTAVFISGVIFILLTVTKVRQMMLVAIPDSLKHAITVGIGLFVTIVGVKNSGLLTIAVESQKDIPAHTYTDVTSVETVMHIGNFQDPQVLLVLIGILIISALTVLKVRGGILFGILLTTVIGYFMGIVDPSILTSDQVTWIPDLTKLHMANFDFAEIIHAGIISVIATFTFVELFDTFGTLVGTANRAGFMKNKEEGNKKVGKAMLVDAVGVSAGALAGTSTMTAFVESSAGVAAGGRTGLTSITTGVCFLLAIFLAPLAMLIPGAATSAALIVVGVLMMQSVVDIDFQDFVYAIPAFLTIVLMPFTYNIANGISFGIVTYVFLALIARTTGQKKYEIHWLMWILAILILARYLFMGAT, from the coding sequence ATGGACCGGTATTTCAAACTCAGGGAACATGGAACCACCGTTCGCACTGAAATTATGGCCGGATTGACGACTTTTATGGCAATGGCTTATATCCTCGCCGTCAATCCCGATATCTTAAGTAACTTTAAATCTGGTGCAACAGGCGGAGACTGGACGGCTATTTTCCTTGCTACCGCTCTTGCCTCGGGGATTATGACAATTGCAATGGGATTGTTCGTCAACTTCCCGGTTGCTTTAGCTCCGGGAATGGGACTTAACGCTTATTTCGCTACTGTCATTTTGTCCTCCCAGGGTCAGTTTACTTTCTCCATGGCTTTGACTGCTGTTTTTATTTCTGGTGTGATTTTCATTTTATTGACGGTAACGAAAGTGCGCCAGATGATGCTGGTTGCTATCCCGGATAGTTTAAAACATGCTATTACGGTGGGAATCGGGTTATTCGTTACTATTGTCGGAGTTAAAAACAGCGGGCTTCTGACCATTGCGGTTGAAAGTCAAAAAGACATTCCGGCGCATACTTATACAGACGTGACATCTGTTGAAACGGTTATGCACATCGGAAATTTCCAAGATCCTCAGGTACTTCTGGTCTTAATCGGAATTCTGATTATTTCAGCACTGACGGTACTGAAAGTAAGAGGAGGTATCTTGTTCGGGATTCTTCTTACCACAGTTATTGGATATTTCATGGGTATTGTAGATCCGAGTATTTTGACAAGTGATCAAGTTACTTGGATTCCGGACCTGACTAAACTTCATATGGCCAATTTCGATTTTGCCGAAATCATACATGCAGGAATTATCAGCGTAATTGCTACTTTTACATTCGTTGAATTGTTCGACACATTTGGTACTCTGGTTGGAACGGCGAATCGTGCCGGATTTATGAAGAATAAAGAAGAAGGCAATAAAAAAGTCGGAAAAGCAATGCTGGTTGACGCGGTTGGTGTCAGTGCAGGGGCATTGGCGGGTACAAGTACAATGACCGCATTTGTCGAAAGCTCTGCAGGAGTTGCCGCGGGCGGGCGTACCGGGCTTACTTCTATAACTACAGGAGTATGTTTCCTTCTCGCTATTTTCCTTGCGCCGCTGGCTATGCTGATCCCGGGAGCCGCCACTTCGGCAGCTTTGATCGTTGTTGGCGTTCTGATGATGCAATCTGTTGTTGACATTGACTTTCAGGATTTTGTTTATGCTATCCCTGCTTTTCTTACTATTGTATTAATGCCTTTTACTTATAACATTGCAAACGGAATTTCCTTTGGCATTGTTACCTACGTATTCCTCGCCCTGATTGCCCGTACGACAGGACAAAAGAAATACGAAATACACTGGTTGATGTGGATTTTAGCCATATTAATCCTGGCCAGGTATTTATTTATGGGAGCGACTTAA
- a CDS encoding YdcF family protein — translation MNVVLVTFVVLLLLFLLFFFYKTDPRRMMKGFLFNLLFILIIGLYIYLSFALDEPFLKIIAFIPLSLFIFASIFGLFVLIVGLLINGRNILKREGRRFSNSLSFLLGIVLLVYWIISLMNPTELISDDWKILFTGVSAILLYMFMDIANFLTASILYQFNKPKYNQDFVIVHGSGLIHDKVPPLLASRIDKAIEFYWMQSKVASPPKLIFSGGKGSDENVSEAEAMQIYAIEKGIPIEDTIQENQSRSTYENLLYSKRIMESINGEKYNSIFVSNNFHIFRAGMYARQLGLDSHCIGSKTVFYYWLNAMIREYIAIFVMQRKRHFFVIGGILGLFILLFLITVYIESILN, via the coding sequence ATGAATGTAGTTTTGGTAACTTTCGTTGTCTTATTACTCCTTTTTTTACTTTTCTTTTTTTATAAAACGGATCCCAGAAGAATGATGAAGGGTTTTCTGTTTAACTTACTTTTTATTTTAATCATTGGATTATATATCTATCTATCTTTTGCTTTGGATGAGCCATTTTTAAAAATCATTGCATTTATCCCTCTTTCTTTATTTATTTTTGCGAGTATTTTTGGGTTATTTGTATTAATAGTAGGTTTACTAATTAATGGCAGAAACATATTGAAGAGGGAAGGAAGGCGATTTTCAAATTCCTTATCATTTCTTTTAGGTATAGTTCTTCTTGTTTATTGGATCATTTCTCTAATGAATCCAACGGAATTGATCTCTGATGATTGGAAAATCTTATTTACTGGTGTGTCAGCTATTTTATTATATATGTTTATGGATATAGCAAATTTTTTAACGGCTTCTATTCTTTATCAATTTAATAAGCCTAAATACAATCAAGATTTTGTTATTGTTCATGGCAGTGGTTTGATTCATGATAAGGTACCTCCATTATTAGCCAGTAGAATTGATAAAGCGATTGAATTTTACTGGATGCAAAGCAAAGTGGCATCTCCACCAAAATTAATTTTTTCTGGCGGAAAAGGGAGTGATGAGAATGTATCGGAAGCGGAAGCTATGCAAATATATGCGATTGAAAAAGGAATCCCTATAGAGGATACAATTCAAGAAAATCAATCCAGGAGTACGTATGAAAATTTATTATACTCAAAGAGAATAATGGAATCAATAAATGGCGAGAAATATAATAGCATTTTTGTTTCAAATAATTTTCATATTTTTCGAGCCGGGATGTATGCAAGACAATTGGGACTAGATAGCCATTGTATTGGGTCGAAAACGGTTTTTTATTATTGGCTTAACGCGATGATTCGTGAATATATTGCCATTTTTGTAATGCAGCGCAAACGGCATTTTTTTGTAATAGGAGGCATTTTAGGGTTATTTATATTGCTGTTTCTCATAACAGTATATATTGAATCCATTTTAAATTAG
- a CDS encoding zinc ribbon domain-containing protein, whose translation MCKISPRHSIRTQICSECGHRDGKKPLKIREWVCPVCHAHHDSDINASKNILTKDTL comes from the coding sequence GTGTGTAAAATATCGCCACGACATTCTATACGGACTCAGATTTGTTCTGAATGCGGACACCGGGATGGCAAGAAACCTCTCAAAATTCGAGAATGGGTTTGCCCTGTTTGTCATGCGCATCATGATAGTGACATCAATGCTAGTAAAAATATATTGACCAAAGACACGCTCTAG
- a CDS encoding helix-turn-helix domain-containing protein has product MIENFGQNVARLRKKKGMSQEELAEKLDVKKQTISNIERGVRYPTFENLEKIAQLFI; this is encoded by the coding sequence ATGATTGAAAATTTCGGACAGAATGTTGCTCGATTAAGAAAGAAAAAAGGAATGTCACAGGAGGAATTGGCAGAAAAATTAGATGTGAAAAAACAAACTATTTCGAACATTGAACGTGGAGTGCGCTATCCAACTTTTGAGAATTTAGAAAAAATCGCACAACTATTCATCTAA
- the guaA gene encoding glutamine-hydrolyzing GMP synthase, whose protein sequence is MNKPNEIIVVLDFGGQYNQLIARRIRDLGVYSELMPYNTPIEKIKDLNPKGIVFSGGPNSVYGEDSPLVDPAIYDLGIPILGICYGMQLIAHQLKGKVQRAGKREYGKSEIAFTPESLLAKGLGSKQVVWMSHGDHVVGLPEGFVIEASTEHAPIAAMSHPHKQIVAVQFHPEVRHSVYGNDMIKNFIFEMCQCHGEWTMESFIEDTIKDIREQVGDRKVLCALSGGVDSSVVAVLIHKAIGDQLTCMFIDHGLLRKDEAEGVMETFVGKFDMKVIKIDARDRFLGKLAGVEDPEQKRKIIGNEFIYVFEEESAHIGEFDFLAQGTLYTDIVESGTDTAQTIKSHHNVGGLPEGMRFELIEPLKALFKDEVRKVGEECGLPREIVWRQPFPGPGLAIRVLGEVTEEKLHIVRESDAILREEIAKAGLDSEIWQYFTALPNMKSVGVMGDARTYSYTVGIRAVTSIDGMTADWARIPYDVLEKISVRIVNEVENVNRVVYDITSKPPATIEWE, encoded by the coding sequence ATGAATAAACCGAATGAAATTATTGTCGTCTTAGATTTTGGAGGCCAGTATAACCAGCTGATCGCGCGCAGAATCCGTGACCTGGGTGTTTATAGTGAACTTATGCCGTATAACACGCCTATCGAGAAGATCAAAGATCTAAACCCTAAAGGAATCGTGTTTTCCGGCGGGCCTAATAGCGTGTACGGGGAAGATTCTCCGCTTGTAGACCCTGCCATATATGATCTGGGCATTCCTATCTTGGGAATTTGCTACGGCATGCAGTTAATCGCCCATCAGCTCAAAGGGAAAGTTCAAAGAGCGGGAAAAAGAGAGTACGGGAAATCCGAAATTGCTTTTACACCTGAAAGCCTTCTGGCAAAAGGCCTCGGCAGCAAGCAAGTTGTTTGGATGAGTCATGGCGACCATGTTGTCGGATTGCCGGAAGGGTTTGTAATTGAGGCAAGCACGGAACATGCTCCGATCGCAGCTATGAGCCACCCGCACAAACAAATTGTTGCCGTTCAGTTCCATCCTGAAGTGCGCCATTCGGTATACGGGAATGATATGATCAAAAACTTCATTTTTGAGATGTGCCAATGCCATGGCGAATGGACGATGGAATCGTTTATCGAAGATACAATTAAAGACATTCGTGAACAAGTCGGAGACCGCAAAGTTCTTTGTGCTTTAAGCGGCGGTGTAGATTCTTCCGTCGTGGCTGTTCTGATTCACAAAGCGATTGGGGATCAGCTGACTTGCATGTTTATCGACCACGGCCTGCTTCGTAAAGATGAAGCCGAAGGCGTAATGGAAACTTTCGTAGGTAAATTCGACATGAAAGTCATCAAGATTGACGCACGCGACCGTTTCCTGGGCAAACTTGCCGGTGTGGAGGATCCCGAACAAAAACGGAAAATTATCGGAAACGAGTTCATCTACGTATTTGAGGAAGAATCTGCACATATCGGTGAATTTGATTTCCTGGCCCAGGGTACCTTGTATACGGACATTGTTGAAAGTGGTACAGATACCGCGCAAACAATTAAATCCCATCATAATGTGGGCGGACTGCCTGAAGGCATGAGATTCGAACTGATCGAGCCGTTAAAAGCTCTGTTTAAGGATGAAGTTCGAAAAGTAGGGGAAGAATGCGGTCTTCCAAGAGAAATCGTATGGCGCCAGCCTTTCCCTGGACCTGGTCTAGCCATTCGCGTATTGGGTGAAGTTACCGAAGAGAAACTTCACATTGTTCGTGAATCTGATGCGATTCTTCGTGAAGAAATTGCCAAGGCAGGCCTGGACAGCGAAATCTGGCAGTACTTCACTGCACTGCCTAATATGAAAAGCGTCGGAGTTATGGGAGATGCCAGAACCTATTCCTATACCGTAGGAATCCGGGCAGTAACCTCCATCGACGGAATGACAGCCGATTGGGCACGCATCCCTTATGATGTGCTGGAGAAAATCTCTGTCCGCATTGTGAATGAGGTAGAGAACGTAAACCGTGTTGTGTATGATATTACATCTAAACCACCTGCCACTATTGAGTGGGAATAG
- a CDS encoding putative ABC transporter permease: MHVWFQSWQAADTSPGTLFFYFVLYALAGWLLENTYSFFTAGHFWKEGFLKGPFKPMYGFAPVILVVLAQLDLPLPVLLLACLTIPSLIKYVSGWMLQTYFHKRWWDYSEYRWQIHGHVCLPFSVCWFALSLFCLYAIHPYIRLVYGWLEPAWRFSWTLFLIYFLMDLGWTVWTKRRELSSDNQEGELS; this comes from the coding sequence ATGCATGTTTGGTTTCAGTCCTGGCAAGCTGCTGATACCTCACCCGGCACGTTGTTTTTTTATTTTGTCCTTTATGCGCTTGCCGGCTGGCTGCTGGAGAATACATACAGCTTTTTTACAGCGGGGCATTTTTGGAAGGAAGGTTTTCTTAAAGGGCCTTTCAAACCTATGTATGGCTTTGCTCCGGTTATTCTGGTGGTTCTGGCTCAGCTTGATCTCCCGTTGCCTGTTCTTCTGCTGGCCTGTCTGACCATTCCTTCCTTGATTAAATATGTAAGCGGGTGGATGCTGCAAACGTATTTTCATAAACGTTGGTGGGATTATTCTGAGTATCGTTGGCAGATCCACGGCCACGTTTGTCTGCCTTTTTCCGTATGCTGGTTTGCTCTTTCTTTGTTTTGTCTGTATGCTATCCATCCTTATATCCGGCTTGTATACGGGTGGCTTGAACCCGCATGGCGTTTTTCCTGGACTCTGTTTCTGATATACTTCCTGATGGACCTGGGTTGGACTGTATGGACGAAACGCAGAGAGCTGTCATCAGATAACCAGGAAGGTGAGCTTTCCTGA
- a CDS encoding ABC transporter ATP-binding protein translates to MSEHKRDQARRHGGPMGGGPMAGMAMPGEKAKDFKGTLGRLAGYLKPRKFQLIAVFAMAVLSTLFSIVSPKILGKATTKIFEGIMGIVQKIPGAHIDYTYIVQILLVLAGLYLISAMFSYFQQFIMAGVSQKIVYDMRKQVNEKLGRLPLKYFDSRTHGEILSRVTNDVDNISTTLQQSLTQLITAVITLIGVIVMMLTISPLMTLICILTLPLSFLVIKKIAFRSQIYFKDQQSSLGELNGHVEEMYTGHKIVKAFGHEQKSLAKFNEVNEKLYQSGRKAQFVSGLIMPLMNFISNIGYVLICVVGGVLVTKKSIEIGDIQAFIQYARQFSQPITQTANIANIIQSTIASAERVFGVLDEEEEVPETVKAKELVSPRGDVTFEHVKFGYKGDVTLINDMNIEVKQGQTIAIVGPTGAGKTTLINLLMRFYEVNSGRITIDGMNITEMPRGSLRSLFGMVLQDTWLFNGTIRDNIAYGRKGATEEQIVQAARAAHADHFIRTLPDGYDTILNEEASNISQGQKQLLTIARAILADPAILILDEATSSVDTCTEVHIQKAMNRLMQGRTSFVIAHRLSTIKDADLILVMNHGDVIEKGNHEELLAQGGFYADLYNSQFAEASITTEAV, encoded by the coding sequence ATGAGTGAGCACAAACGAGACCAGGCCCGAAGACATGGCGGTCCTATGGGCGGAGGACCGATGGCCGGAATGGCCATGCCCGGTGAAAAAGCGAAAGATTTCAAAGGTACCTTAGGGCGTTTGGCCGGATATTTGAAGCCCCGCAAGTTTCAACTGATTGCCGTGTTCGCCATGGCGGTCCTGAGTACGCTATTCAGTATTGTGAGTCCGAAGATTTTGGGCAAGGCAACAACTAAAATTTTTGAAGGTATTATGGGCATAGTACAGAAAATACCGGGAGCTCACATTGATTATACGTATATTGTACAAATTTTATTGGTATTGGCCGGACTTTATTTGATTAGTGCCATGTTCAGCTATTTTCAACAATTCATTATGGCCGGCGTATCACAAAAAATTGTGTATGATATGAGAAAACAGGTTAACGAAAAGCTCGGCAGACTGCCGTTGAAATACTTTGACTCCCGGACACACGGGGAAATACTCAGCCGGGTTACAAATGATGTGGACAATATCAGTACCACTTTGCAACAAAGTTTAACGCAGCTAATAACAGCCGTAATCACGCTGATTGGGGTTATCGTTATGATGCTGACCATCAGTCCGCTCATGACGCTAATTTGTATCCTGACTCTCCCGCTCAGCTTTTTGGTAATCAAAAAGATTGCTTTCCGTTCCCAGATTTACTTCAAGGATCAGCAGAGTTCCCTGGGAGAATTAAATGGGCACGTGGAAGAGATGTACACCGGCCATAAAATTGTTAAAGCATTTGGCCATGAACAAAAGTCGCTGGCTAAATTTAATGAGGTCAACGAAAAATTGTACCAATCCGGGCGGAAAGCTCAATTCGTGTCGGGTTTAATCATGCCTTTGATGAACTTTATCAGCAATATCGGCTATGTGCTTATTTGTGTAGTCGGCGGGGTACTGGTGACCAAAAAAAGTATCGAGATCGGGGATATTCAGGCGTTTATCCAATATGCCAGACAATTCTCCCAGCCGATCACGCAAACGGCAAATATCGCCAACATCATTCAATCTACGATTGCCTCGGCAGAACGTGTTTTTGGGGTACTGGATGAAGAAGAGGAAGTGCCTGAAACAGTTAAAGCCAAAGAACTGGTTTCGCCAAGAGGGGATGTCACCTTTGAGCATGTGAAGTTTGGCTACAAGGGAGATGTCACGTTAATTAACGACATGAATATAGAGGTAAAACAAGGACAGACTATCGCCATTGTCGGGCCAACGGGTGCGGGGAAAACCACCCTGATCAACCTGCTTATGCGTTTCTATGAGGTAAACAGCGGGCGGATCACGATCGATGGAATGAATATTACGGAGATGCCGAGGGGCAGTTTGCGCAGCCTTTTCGGTATGGTCCTTCAAGATACTTGGCTGTTTAACGGTACAATACGGGACAACATTGCTTACGGACGCAAGGGAGCTACCGAAGAACAGATCGTCCAGGCAGCCCGGGCAGCTCATGCCGACCACTTTATCCGTACACTGCCTGACGGTTATGATACTATCCTGAACGAAGAAGCCTCTAACATTTCCCAGGGACAAAAGCAGCTGCTTACTATAGCCCGGGCTATTTTGGCAGACCCTGCAATCCTGATTCTCGATGAGGCGACAAGCAGTGTGGATACATGTACAGAGGTCCACATTCAAAAAGCCATGAACCGCCTCATGCAGGGCAGAACCAGCTTTGTGATTGCCCATCGTCTGTCTACAATTAAAGATGCGGATCTTATTCTGGTTATGAATCACGGCGATGTTATTGAGAAAGGAAATCACGAAGAGCTTCTCGCACAAGGAGGCTTTTATGCCGACCTTTATAACAGCCAGTTCGCAGAGGCAAGTATAACGACAGAAGCCGTGTAG
- a CDS encoding MarR family winged helix-turn-helix transcriptional regulator, translating into MEENATVSRLMQAFVQFNRASWHSHSVEGSKRSEMMLMFCLRRGVEPGSSGMMVSEISHILRVTSPTVTQLIKGLENKGLVERNMDKTDRRAVRVKLTEQGMEVTRKAREKFANNFKELVDYLGEEDSEQLAVLLNKVFNFFDEKNARRNSTQFRGDDE; encoded by the coding sequence ATGGAAGAGAATGCTACAGTTTCTCGGTTAATGCAGGCATTTGTCCAATTTAACAGGGCAAGCTGGCATAGCCACTCGGTGGAGGGAAGTAAGCGGAGTGAGATGATGCTGATGTTCTGTTTGCGCCGCGGAGTCGAGCCAGGCAGCAGCGGGATGATGGTTTCCGAGATAAGCCATATACTTCGGGTGACTTCCCCAACTGTTACTCAGCTCATAAAAGGTTTGGAAAATAAAGGTCTGGTAGAACGGAATATGGATAAGACTGACCGAAGAGCGGTCAGAGTGAAGCTGACGGAGCAAGGGATGGAAGTTACCCGGAAGGCCAGAGAAAAGTTCGCCAATAACTTTAAAGAGCTGGTAGATTATTTGGGGGAAGAGGATAGTGAACAGCTTGCTGTTCTTCTGAATAAAGTGTTCAATTTTTTTGATGAAAAAAATGCAAGGCGTAATTCTACACAATTCCGCGGAGATGATGAATGA
- a CDS encoding polysaccharide deacetylase family protein, with translation MIAFVRKQSAAYILKWLLLIVVVSAFVLSVNPEQVYAVQAPSPEPDPEKTYAELASGHLSLPDKAFTAPEDPTVYLTFDDGPSQYTGKVLDILHKEGIPATFFVLGKQVENHPETVKRIVREGHSLGNHSYSHMYKHIYSSFEAFYKEVEQTDNAIFQAAGFRTRLLRAPGGTASNFDPFYFYFMEQAGYTVFDWDVDSQDSKRAHIPASTIISSVKKAPLKHEMSILFHDGAGHEETVKALPSIIAYFKQQGYRFASLSDQVKPAQFTVGRADRWDRKPISRKKFNQLLSQIKTNTVLTKPSVKKGEVISDSSPSIPLHLTVAKKTVELPAKDYAIRYGKVELPLQLYIENMGGKVTWDESKQTAHVRYGMINLYYDSRNYVIRTNYLGKKQAKYWLPGFRIVDGIMRVQMDQISRLIQSESGTLLTEGGYRSLWTGPPLLFLPYYIARV, from the coding sequence ATGATAGCATTTGTTCGAAAACAATCCGCCGCTTATATTCTGAAGTGGTTATTACTAATTGTTGTTGTATCTGCATTTGTTCTTTCTGTTAACCCGGAACAGGTTTACGCAGTCCAGGCCCCGTCCCCCGAACCGGACCCCGAAAAAACTTATGCAGAACTTGCTTCCGGCCATCTTTCTCTGCCTGATAAAGCTTTTACAGCCCCGGAAGACCCCACCGTATACTTGACCTTTGATGACGGTCCAAGCCAATATACCGGTAAAGTATTAGATATTTTGCATAAGGAAGGCATTCCGGCAACTTTTTTCGTTCTGGGCAAGCAGGTAGAAAACCATCCCGAAACAGTAAAGCGAATAGTCCGGGAAGGCCATTCTCTTGGAAACCATAGTTACAGTCATATGTACAAGCATATTTATTCAAGTTTTGAAGCCTTCTATAAGGAAGTCGAGCAAACGGACAATGCCATTTTCCAGGCTGCCGGATTTCGTACACGTTTGCTTCGGGCTCCGGGAGGGACAGCAAGTAACTTTGATCCCTTCTACTTTTATTTTATGGAGCAAGCAGGCTATACCGTTTTTGATTGGGATGTAGACAGCCAGGACTCCAAGCGGGCCCATATTCCCGCCTCTACTATTATCAGTTCAGTAAAGAAGGCCCCACTTAAACATGAGATGAGTATTTTGTTTCATGACGGAGCAGGACATGAGGAAACAGTTAAAGCCCTTCCTTCCATAATTGCTTATTTTAAACAGCAGGGATACCGTTTCGCCTCACTCAGCGATCAGGTTAAGCCAGCCCAATTTACGGTCGGCAGAGCAGATAGATGGGACCGGAAGCCCATTTCCAGAAAAAAATTCAATCAACTTTTGAGCCAAATTAAGACGAACACCGTTCTTACTAAGCCTTCGGTGAAAAAAGGGGAAGTCATAAGCGATTCTAGTCCTTCCATTCCCCTTCATTTGACTGTAGCCAAAAAGACGGTCGAGCTTCCGGCTAAGGATTATGCCATCCGTTATGGAAAAGTTGAATTGCCGCTTCAGCTGTATATAGAAAACATGGGAGGTAAAGTCACTTGGGATGAATCCAAGCAAACGGCCCATGTCCGGTATGGGATGATTAATCTTTATTATGACTCCCGGAATTATGTAATCCGTACCAATTATCTAGGAAAAAAACAGGCTAAGTATTGGCTTCCCGGCTTTAGGATTGTTGACGGCATCATGAGAGTACAGATGGATCAGATTAGCCGTCTGATTCAATCCGAATCAGGTACATTGCTTACAGAAGGCGGTTACCGATCCCTTTGGACCGGTCCCCCGCTTTTATTTTTACCTTATTATATAGCCCGCGTGTAA
- the bcp gene encoding thioredoxin-dependent thiol peroxidase, whose translation MSHVQIGQLVPDFTLPSSEGGMRSLHDFQGSKLVIYFYPKDMTPGCTQESCDFRDFNGEFAKLNTKVIGISPDDLKKHGKFIEKHELPFPLLSDEDHTVSEMFGVWVLKKMYGREYMGIERSTFLLDENGKLMKEWRKVKVNGHVEEVLQAVKEAE comes from the coding sequence ATGAGTCACGTCCAAATCGGACAGCTTGTTCCTGATTTTACTTTACCTTCCTCTGAGGGCGGGATGCGCTCTTTGCATGACTTTCAAGGAAGCAAGCTGGTCATTTATTTTTATCCCAAAGATATGACGCCGGGATGTACACAGGAATCCTGCGATTTCCGGGATTTTAACGGCGAGTTTGCCAAATTGAATACGAAGGTAATCGGGATAAGCCCGGACGATCTGAAAAAACATGGTAAATTTATTGAGAAGCATGAGCTTCCTTTTCCTCTTTTATCGGACGAGGATCATACCGTCAGCGAGATGTTCGGAGTATGGGTACTGAAGAAAATGTACGGACGCGAGTATATGGGCATTGAGCGCTCAACTTTTTTGCTGGACGAGAATGGAAAACTTATGAAGGAATGGCGGAAAGTAAAAGTTAACGGACATGTGGAGGAAGTGCTGCAAGCCGTTAAAGAGGCGGAATAA